A portion of the Pomacea canaliculata isolate SZHN2017 linkage group LG13, ASM307304v1, whole genome shotgun sequence genome contains these proteins:
- the LOC112553604 gene encoding ankyrin repeat family A protein 2-like: MVMLATVEFLVKNGADISLGGNQGETPLLLASCYGFCEIVKFLLTMGIDVNYADESGGTALIYAAYNNHAACITSLLEFGADLTATNEDQLTAFDLSVAQGNRAAQQAIERFMLSTIEGPAPQ; this comes from the exons ATGGTCATGCTGGCCACCGTTGAATTTCTGGTGAAGAACGGTGCAGACATTTCTTTAGGAGGAAATCAGGGCGAAACACCGTTACTGCTGGCTTCATGCTATGGTTTCTGTGAAATTGTCAAGTTTCTCTTGACCATGGGAATTGATGTCAACTATGCAGATGAG AGTGGAGGCACAGCCCTTATTTATGCAGCCTACAACAACCATGCAGCCTGTATTACATCTTTGCTAGAGTTTGGGGCAGACCTTACAGCAACTAATGAGGATCAGCTTACGGCCTTTGATCTCTCTGTAGCCCAAGGCAACAGGGCAG CACAACAGGCTATTGAGCGTTTTATGCTGAGTACAATAGAAGGACCTGCTCCACAGTGA